A genomic segment from Nitrospira sp. encodes:
- a CDS encoding Heat shock protein GrpE: protein MSEDDKNIQSIDNLDGSLDASSETGGGSDQETNEMRQALEAKTSECRGLNEKYLRLAAEFDNYKRLAQRDQREQIKFGNEQILRELLPVVDNLERAIKSAKGTNSVDALTQGVELTLKQLLSALTKFGVTPVESVGLVFDPATQQAVAQVPSDSIPENYVVEEYQKGYLLQDRILRAAMVTVSTGAPN, encoded by the coding sequence ATGTCTGAAGACGACAAGAACATACAGAGTATCGACAACTTAGACGGTTCTCTTGACGCATCCTCCGAGACAGGCGGCGGATCCGACCAAGAAACGAATGAGATGCGACAAGCCCTTGAAGCCAAGACCAGCGAGTGCAGGGGTCTCAATGAGAAGTATTTGCGGTTAGCGGCCGAATTCGACAATTACAAACGGCTGGCGCAGCGGGACCAGCGGGAACAAATCAAATTCGGCAACGAACAGATACTGAGGGAACTCCTGCCGGTGGTGGACAACCTTGAGCGGGCGATCAAGTCTGCGAAGGGGACGAATTCCGTCGATGCGTTGACGCAGGGGGTGGAGTTGACACTCAAACAGCTCCTGAGCGCATTGACCAAATTCGGCGTCACGCCTGTGGAAAGCGTAGGGTTGGTCTTTGACCCAGCCACACAACAGGCGGTCGCCCAAGTGCCGTCGGACAGCATCCCTGAAAACTACGTCGTGGAAGAGTACCAAAAGGGCTATCTCCTCCAGGACCGCATCCTTCGAGCCGCGATGGTGACCGTCTCGACCGGAGCGCCGAATTAG
- a CDS encoding Chaperone protein DnaK, protein MGKVIGIDLGTTNSCVAIMSGGDPVVIANAEGSRTTPSVVAITDKSERLVGQIAKRQAITNPENTIFSVKRLMGRKFRSKEVQEALKRLPYKVVEADNGDAHVELRGKRYSPPEISAMILQKMRQTAEDYLGEKVTEAVVTVPAYFDDSQRQATKDAGQIAGLNVLRIINEPTAASLAYGLDKKKDERIAVYDLGGGTFDVSVLEIGEGVFEVKSTNGDTYLGGDDFDQRVMDWLVEEFKKDQGIDLRKDRMALQRLKEAAERAKIELSSSQESEINLPFITADASGPKHLVTKLSRSKLEQLVDDLVQRTIEPCRKALADAGVSAKDIQEVVLVGGMTRMPKVIQVVKEFFGKEPHRGVNPDEVVAIGAGVQGGVLKGEVKDVLLLDVTPLSLGIETLGGVFTKLIERNTTVPTKKSQVFSTAADNQTAVTIRVFQGEREMANDNKLLGQFDLVGIPSAPRGMPQIEVAFDIDANGIVHVSAKDLATQKEQSIKITASSGLSKEEVDKLVKDAQAHTEEDKKRRRVAEARNQADSLLYSTEKNLKEHGDKIGEDDKNKITEAIAGLRKAMEGDDPGAIESATQTLTTASHKLAEEMYKKASAEAGPGADASAAGDGGAQQAKTDEKVVDAEFEEVDKDKK, encoded by the coding sequence ATGGGCAAAGTCATCGGAATCGACCTCGGTACGACGAACTCCTGCGTCGCCATCATGAGTGGTGGAGACCCGGTCGTCATCGCCAACGCAGAAGGAAGCCGCACGACACCCTCGGTGGTGGCCATCACCGACAAGAGCGAGCGTTTGGTCGGGCAAATCGCCAAGCGGCAGGCCATCACCAACCCTGAAAACACCATCTTCTCCGTGAAGCGGCTGATGGGCCGCAAATTCAGGAGCAAAGAAGTCCAAGAAGCCCTGAAGCGGCTTCCGTACAAGGTGGTGGAGGCGGACAACGGCGATGCGCATGTCGAACTGCGCGGAAAGCGGTACAGTCCGCCGGAAATCTCGGCGATGATTCTGCAGAAGATGCGGCAGACCGCCGAAGATTACCTCGGCGAAAAGGTCACCGAAGCAGTGGTCACGGTCCCGGCCTACTTTGACGACAGCCAGCGCCAGGCCACCAAGGACGCAGGCCAGATCGCCGGATTGAATGTCCTCCGCATCATCAACGAGCCGACGGCGGCCTCGCTCGCCTACGGCCTCGACAAGAAGAAAGATGAGCGCATCGCCGTCTATGACCTCGGCGGCGGGACCTTCGACGTGTCCGTTCTCGAGATCGGCGAAGGCGTGTTCGAGGTGAAGTCCACGAACGGCGACACCTATCTCGGCGGCGACGATTTCGATCAACGTGTGATGGACTGGCTCGTCGAGGAGTTCAAGAAGGATCAGGGCATCGATCTGCGCAAGGACCGCATGGCGCTGCAACGCCTCAAGGAAGCGGCGGAACGAGCCAAGATCGAACTCTCATCCTCACAGGAAAGCGAGATCAACCTGCCCTTCATCACGGCGGATGCTAGCGGTCCGAAGCACCTGGTGACGAAACTCTCCCGCTCCAAACTGGAACAACTCGTCGATGACCTCGTGCAGCGAACGATCGAGCCCTGCCGGAAAGCGCTGGCCGATGCCGGTGTCAGCGCGAAGGATATTCAGGAAGTGGTGCTGGTCGGCGGCATGACCCGCATGCCAAAAGTCATCCAGGTCGTGAAAGAGTTCTTTGGGAAAGAACCGCACCGTGGTGTGAATCCGGATGAAGTGGTCGCCATCGGAGCCGGCGTACAGGGCGGCGTATTGAAGGGCGAAGTGAAAGACGTGCTGCTCTTGGACGTCACGCCGCTGTCGCTCGGTATCGAAACGCTCGGCGGGGTCTTTACGAAACTGATCGAGCGCAACACGACGGTGCCGACGAAGAAGAGCCAGGTCTTCTCGACCGCCGCCGACAATCAGACGGCAGTGACCATTCGAGTGTTTCAAGGCGAGCGGGAAATGGCGAACGACAATAAGTTGCTGGGGCAATTCGATCTCGTCGGGATCCCCTCTGCTCCGCGCGGCATGCCGCAAATCGAAGTCGCGTTCGACATCGATGCCAACGGCATCGTCCACGTCTCGGCGAAAGACCTTGCCACGCAGAAGGAGCAATCCATCAAGATTACGGCCTCCAGCGGACTGAGCAAGGAGGAAGTCGACAAGCTCGTCAAAGACGCACAGGCCCATACGGAAGAAGACAAGAAGCGCCGCCGCGTCGCCGAAGCCCGCAATCAGGCCGACTCTCTGCTGTACAGCACCGAGAAGAACCTGAAGGAGCACGGCGACAAGATCGGTGAGGACGACAAGAACAAGATCACCGAGGCGATCGCAGGACTGCGCAAAGCGATGGAAGGCGACGATCCCGGAGCCATTGAGTCCGCGACACAAACATTGACCACGGCCTCCCACAAACTGGCCGAAGAAATGTATAAGAAAGCCTCCGCGGAGGCCGGGCCTGGTGCGGATGCAAGCGCGGCCGGTGACGGCGGCGCCCAACAGGCCAAGACCGATGAGAAGGTCGTGGATGCCGAGTTCGAAGAAGTAGATAAGGACAAGAAATAA
- a CDS encoding Chaperone protein DnaJ — protein MAKRDYYETLGVERTASDDEIKKAFRKLARQHHPDLHSSPDQKKSAEEKFKEINEAYEVISDQEKRRRYDTFGHAGGPQGAEGFDFGGQGGFGDIFNDIFEDFFGQPRGRARAERGNDLQYNLDLTFEESVFGKEAKLKIPRWETCSDCKGTGARSATAIKMCPACKGQGQLRFQQGFFSVSRPCGQCEGAGQIITEPCPACGGRQRIRKERMLSVQIPAGIESGMRLRLANEGEHGMQGGPQGDLYVAITVKSHPLFRREGQDIACDLPVNLVTAILGGRVEVPTLKGNTFMKVPAGTQPNKVLRLKGLGFPSLKGSHTGDQVFNVKIEIPTKLSPRQKELLEEFAKESGYAKDSDGEGFFDKMKTFFE, from the coding sequence GTGGCCAAGCGCGATTATTACGAAACCCTCGGTGTCGAGCGGACTGCCTCCGACGACGAAATCAAGAAGGCATTCCGCAAACTCGCCCGCCAGCACCATCCGGATCTCCACTCATCTCCAGACCAAAAAAAATCGGCGGAAGAGAAGTTCAAGGAGATCAACGAAGCCTACGAAGTCATCAGCGACCAAGAGAAACGTCGGCGGTACGATACCTTCGGCCATGCCGGTGGGCCGCAAGGGGCGGAAGGATTCGACTTCGGCGGACAGGGGGGCTTCGGCGACATCTTCAACGACATCTTCGAGGATTTCTTCGGTCAACCACGAGGCCGCGCGAGGGCCGAACGCGGCAACGACCTCCAATACAACCTCGACCTCACGTTCGAAGAATCGGTGTTCGGGAAGGAAGCGAAGCTCAAGATCCCGCGCTGGGAAACCTGCTCGGACTGCAAAGGCACCGGCGCGCGATCAGCGACTGCCATCAAGATGTGTCCTGCTTGCAAAGGGCAAGGTCAGTTGCGGTTCCAACAGGGGTTTTTCAGTGTGAGCCGACCCTGCGGTCAATGCGAAGGGGCGGGACAAATCATCACCGAGCCCTGCCCCGCCTGCGGCGGAAGACAACGCATCCGCAAGGAACGTATGTTGTCCGTCCAGATTCCGGCCGGTATTGAGTCCGGCATGCGACTGCGGCTGGCGAATGAAGGCGAGCACGGGATGCAAGGCGGGCCGCAAGGAGACTTGTACGTCGCCATCACCGTCAAGTCCCATCCCCTCTTTCGCCGTGAAGGCCAGGACATCGCCTGCGACCTCCCCGTGAACCTGGTGACTGCGATTCTAGGTGGCCGGGTGGAGGTGCCGACTCTCAAGGGAAACACCTTCATGAAGGTTCCCGCCGGCACACAGCCGAACAAAGTCTTGCGGTTGAAAGGACTCGGATTTCCCAGCCTCAAGGGGAGCCATACCGGAGATCAAGTTTTCAACGTCAAGATCGAAATCCCGACGAAGCTCAGTCCGCGCCAGAAGGAATTGCTCGAAGAATTCGCCAAGGAAAGCGGTTATGCCAAAGACAGCGACGGCGAGGGATTTTTCGATAAGATGAAAACCTTCTTCGAATAG
- a CDS encoding 16S rRNA (uracil(1498)-N(3))-methyltransferase codes for MPAFFIPSSDVHEHEITLTGDLYHHLQASLRVKPGEFLWLTDEQRRRYHVQVSLLTRQALTVRILERQEAPTETGPSLLLAQALLKGDHMDWVLQKASELGVRTILPLVSQHGVVRPQASRLAAQLSRWQRIATEAAQQSEQWQPPLVLEPMDLRRFLTALPAACALILAERRKAISLSKVPLPTQPTESLALIIGPEGGWAEEELSQALAQGCQQVSLGAHILRAETAAVTAVGIVQSRLGRLG; via the coding sequence ATGCCGGCCTTTTTCATCCCGTCATCCGACGTTCATGAACACGAGATCACCCTCACCGGCGACCTCTACCATCATTTGCAGGCCAGCCTGCGCGTCAAACCAGGAGAGTTTCTGTGGCTCACCGATGAACAGCGGCGGCGGTATCACGTCCAGGTGTCGCTGCTGACCAGACAGGCGTTGACGGTCCGGATCCTGGAACGACAGGAGGCCCCTACCGAGACCGGTCCGTCCCTGCTGCTCGCCCAGGCCCTGCTCAAGGGCGACCACATGGATTGGGTACTGCAGAAGGCCAGCGAGTTGGGTGTGCGGACGATCCTTCCCCTCGTCTCCCAACATGGCGTCGTGCGACCGCAGGCAAGCCGGCTTGCAGCTCAGTTGTCCCGCTGGCAGCGTATCGCCACGGAAGCGGCGCAACAGTCTGAGCAGTGGCAACCTCCGCTTGTCCTAGAACCGATGGACTTACGGCGTTTCTTGACGGCTTTGCCTGCCGCCTGTGCGCTGATCTTGGCGGAACGCCGGAAGGCGATCAGTCTCTCGAAGGTGCCGTTGCCCACCCAGCCCACGGAGAGCCTGGCTTTGATCATAGGCCCCGAAGGGGGCTGGGCCGAAGAAGAACTCTCGCAGGCCCTCGCACAGGGCTGCCAGCAGGTCAGCCTCGGCGCACACATCCTTCGTGCGGAAACCGCCGCCGTCACCGCCGTCGGTATTGTCCAGAGTCGGTTGGGACGATTGGGGTAA
- a CDS encoding BNR repeat-containing protein, translated as MRPPTLRTITMAFCLLTALLPGTVLSAASDAPVVVAMQKSGSEATLLGMFFHDAQLGWAVGSGGAMLKTTDGGHKWKKVASGTTALLTAVYFLDARRGWVLGANGTMRVSRDGGESWTLKVLPTQAPLYGITFVSPLKGWLVGGNGTILHTTDGGENWTDQTSGTNAALHAIALTSEQQGTIVGALGTILTTSDGGKTWLPQANQSSATFFDVAFADEANGWAVGNAGALFQTTDGGANWIDRTLPCGRTCHKLTDLIRVRFTDAQRGWIVGERGQILRTNDAGFNWIEETSPVKGSLMALSFPRATSGWAAGEGGTIISISSGRR; from the coding sequence ATGAGGCCCCCGACGTTGCGTACCATCACGATGGCGTTCTGTCTGCTCACGGCCCTGCTGCCCGGTACGGTGCTATCTGCCGCTTCGGATGCGCCGGTTGTCGTGGCCATGCAGAAGAGTGGTTCCGAGGCTACCCTGCTGGGAATGTTCTTCCACGATGCTCAACTGGGTTGGGCGGTGGGTTCGGGCGGGGCGATGCTCAAGACGACCGACGGCGGCCACAAATGGAAGAAGGTAGCCAGCGGAACCACGGCGCTGCTGACCGCCGTCTATTTCCTCGACGCCCGCCGTGGTTGGGTCCTGGGCGCCAATGGAACGATGCGGGTGAGCCGAGACGGCGGAGAGTCCTGGACTCTCAAGGTGCTGCCCACGCAGGCGCCATTGTACGGCATTACGTTCGTGTCGCCCCTGAAGGGCTGGCTGGTCGGCGGAAACGGTACCATTCTTCACACGACGGACGGCGGGGAGAACTGGACGGATCAGACCAGTGGCACGAATGCGGCGCTCCATGCCATTGCCTTGACGAGCGAACAACAGGGAACCATTGTCGGTGCATTGGGAACGATTCTGACGACGTCGGACGGCGGCAAGACCTGGTTGCCGCAAGCCAACCAGAGCAGTGCGACCTTCTTCGATGTGGCCTTTGCGGATGAAGCCAACGGCTGGGCGGTCGGCAATGCCGGAGCCTTGTTTCAAACCACCGACGGCGGAGCCAATTGGATCGATCGCACATTGCCTTGCGGTCGGACCTGCCACAAACTGACGGACCTGATCCGCGTGCGCTTCACCGATGCGCAACGGGGCTGGATCGTGGGAGAGCGAGGCCAGATTCTGCGCACCAACGATGCGGGATTCAATTGGATCGAAGAAACCAGCCCGGTGAAAGGTTCCCTCATGGCCCTCAGTTTTCCGCGCGCGACCTCCGGATGGGCGGCAGGCGAGGGAGGAACCATCATTTCCATCAGCTCAGGCCGCCGGTAA
- a CDS encoding cell surface receptor IPT/TIG domain protein, translating to MKSITRTIIGAFLLAGTFHAGDAGAEAPALQPDAAVPGATLSITGKGFGPFKSTRFNQVTFQGTPALIQRWEPDIIEVRVPFQASNGPVEIIIGKKHLKAGQFTRLQPTIHSLTPAEAEPGTILEIAGEHFGHTAGPRDPNTIFGVNSVMVGDVTVRVRKWRDDKIEVELPANVQTGDVVIKMASSDPLADGSCCAPVQHVVSNAMPVRVLASVRVDPVSGPVGTKVVLFGKGFGATRNPEDGVSFGGHRATVSQWTDTAIVVHVPLDAQSGPVVMKHNGQERTVGTYTLQTPRATGLTPSQAPIGTLLKITGENFGFYSEAGATPYNYLDFAKSENTVEIGGVQAIIYRWGNDRIDVWVPYSVKSGPVVVKRAANTPKSDGTCCTDKKVVETEVGMFTLITPKIDAYNPTSGGLDDVVTITGSGFGAFLKTAEPSKVGITDNVYARTALELGENVSRTEVLFNGVGAIVLSWTDSEIKVRIPRRNVFGAGKPGEFNPDLSSGPLVVRRGSWDLLPDGSCCTVKKWLTLEAGPFTIESKGLPDASYWRNPGTEHTHHQQ from the coding sequence ATGAAATCCATCACACGTACCATCATCGGTGCCTTCCTGTTGGCGGGGACGTTTCATGCTGGTGATGCCGGAGCGGAGGCGCCTGCCCTCCAACCCGATGCCGCAGTCCCGGGAGCCACCCTTTCGATCACTGGAAAGGGGTTCGGGCCGTTCAAGTCGACGCGCTTCAATCAAGTGACGTTCCAGGGAACGCCGGCCCTCATTCAACGTTGGGAGCCGGACATCATCGAAGTGAGGGTGCCGTTCCAAGCGAGCAATGGACCGGTCGAGATCATCATCGGCAAGAAGCATCTGAAGGCAGGACAATTCACGCGGTTACAACCTACGATTCACTCCCTGACGCCGGCCGAGGCGGAACCGGGGACGATTTTGGAAATTGCCGGCGAACATTTCGGCCACACGGCCGGGCCCCGTGACCCGAACACGATTTTTGGCGTCAACAGCGTCATGGTCGGCGACGTGACGGTGCGCGTGCGCAAGTGGCGCGACGATAAAATCGAGGTCGAATTGCCGGCCAATGTCCAGACCGGTGATGTCGTGATCAAAATGGCCTCGTCCGATCCCCTCGCTGACGGGTCCTGCTGTGCGCCGGTTCAGCATGTGGTGAGCAATGCGATGCCGGTGCGGGTCCTTGCCTCGGTGCGTGTCGATCCGGTGAGCGGTCCGGTGGGGACCAAGGTGGTACTCTTCGGCAAGGGATTCGGTGCGACGAGAAACCCCGAGGATGGGGTGTCGTTCGGCGGTCATCGGGCGACCGTCTCGCAGTGGACCGATACGGCGATCGTGGTGCACGTGCCCTTGGATGCGCAAAGCGGCCCGGTCGTGATGAAACACAACGGCCAGGAGCGGACCGTCGGGACCTATACCCTGCAGACGCCGCGCGCGACCGGTCTCACGCCCTCGCAGGCTCCGATCGGCACCTTGCTGAAGATCACCGGGGAAAACTTCGGCTTTTATTCGGAGGCCGGCGCGACCCCCTATAACTATCTCGATTTTGCGAAAAGTGAAAACACCGTCGAGATCGGCGGCGTGCAGGCCATCATTTATCGGTGGGGCAACGATCGGATCGATGTCTGGGTGCCCTACAGTGTGAAAAGCGGCCCGGTCGTGGTGAAACGGGCCGCCAATACCCCAAAGTCGGACGGCACCTGTTGCACCGACAAGAAGGTCGTGGAGACGGAGGTCGGGATGTTTACATTGATCACTCCGAAGATCGATGCCTATAATCCGACTTCCGGTGGGCTGGACGATGTGGTCACGATCACGGGGAGCGGGTTCGGCGCGTTTCTCAAAACCGCGGAGCCGAGCAAGGTGGGCATCACCGACAACGTCTATGCCAGGACCGCCCTAGAGCTGGGGGAGAATGTGTCTCGCACCGAGGTGTTGTTCAACGGAGTGGGGGCGATCGTGTTGTCCTGGACCGATAGTGAAATCAAGGTCCGCATCCCTCGCCGTAATGTGTTCGGCGCCGGCAAGCCGGGCGAGTTCAATCCCGATCTCTCGTCTGGGCCGCTGGTGGTTCGTCGCGGATCGTGGGATCTGTTGCCGGACGGGTCCTGCTGCACGGTCAAGAAATGGCTGACGCTGGAAGCCGGTCCCTTTACGATCGAGTCCAAGGGGCTGCCCGATGCGAGCTACTGGCGCAATCCCGGGACCGAACACACTCACCATCAGCAATGA
- a CDS encoding RidA family protein produces the protein MSIDARLKALGIELPPPPKPVASYVPAVLAGDLLFLSGILPFRDGQVVITGKLGQEVTVERGAEAARLALLNALAVVKQELGSLDRVRRIVRVVGHVASAAGFAQQPVVINGASDLLVQLFGEAGRHARVALGAAELPLHAAIELELLVQVNQS, from the coding sequence ATGTCGATTGACGCCAGATTGAAGGCTCTTGGCATCGAATTGCCGCCTCCGCCGAAACCGGTCGCCAGTTATGTGCCGGCGGTGCTTGCCGGCGATCTCCTTTTTCTTAGCGGTATCTTGCCGTTTCGTGACGGCCAGGTGGTCATCACGGGGAAGCTGGGCCAAGAAGTGACGGTGGAACGCGGAGCTGAGGCGGCCAGGCTGGCGCTGTTGAACGCGCTGGCGGTGGTGAAACAGGAATTGGGCTCGCTGGACCGCGTGCGGCGGATCGTGCGTGTGGTCGGCCATGTCGCATCCGCCGCCGGATTCGCGCAGCAACCAGTGGTCATCAACGGGGCATCCGATTTGTTGGTCCAGTTGTTCGGCGAGGCAGGCCGCCACGCCAGGGTGGCGCTCGGGGCGGCGGAACTACCCCTGCATGCGGCGATCGAACTTGAATTGTTGGTTCAGGTGAATCAGTCGTAG
- a CDS encoding Phosphopentomutase, with protein sequence MITRIVLLVLDGLGIGALPDAESYGDGGCNTLQRLAAISKGLVLPNLEQLGLGHLGQFHGIRPMVQPEGCFGRLGFATKGKNSLSGHWELAGCLIEEDVRPCETFTDELHTALEVSLSQKTLGNCRAVSLEPIDEFGGQHQKSGAPIAWIDRTGTVFLAAHEQVVPPEELYRLAREARKVLKQQLPIVRVVACPFVGRQGAWTVTGRRRDFAVEPPSLTLLDHLSRASQLVMGIGKVGDLFSGRGVTRSVPLFEPEAVMDEVVGLFSKVPRGLIYASLPVIGSDLQTTVSALQQFDRRLRDLQDCLKIGDVLIVTGDHGFDCARPTPGHSREYVPCLVTGPRLARGVNLGTRQTAADLGQTIGEALGATRLPWGDSFLDALHAR encoded by the coding sequence ATGATCACTCGCATCGTGTTACTGGTCTTGGATGGCTTGGGGATCGGCGCGTTGCCGGACGCGGAATCCTATGGCGACGGCGGTTGCAACACGCTCCAGCGGTTGGCGGCCATTTCCAAAGGACTTGTCCTGCCGAATCTCGAGCAGCTCGGCCTCGGACACTTGGGACAATTTCACGGCATCCGACCGATGGTTCAGCCGGAGGGCTGCTTCGGCAGACTTGGGTTTGCCACCAAGGGGAAAAACTCTCTGTCCGGGCATTGGGAACTGGCCGGGTGCCTGATCGAAGAGGACGTGCGTCCCTGCGAAACCTTTACGGATGAATTACACACGGCGCTGGAAGTGTCATTGAGCCAGAAGACCCTGGGCAACTGCCGGGCGGTGAGTCTTGAGCCGATCGATGAATTCGGCGGACAGCATCAAAAATCAGGAGCGCCGATCGCCTGGATCGACAGGACCGGCACCGTTTTTTTGGCGGCTCATGAACAGGTGGTTCCGCCGGAGGAACTCTATCGCTTGGCGCGCGAAGCCAGGAAGGTGCTTAAGCAGCAACTTCCCATCGTGCGGGTGGTGGCCTGTCCGTTCGTCGGGCGGCAGGGAGCATGGACCGTGACGGGACGGCGGCGTGATTTTGCGGTGGAGCCACCGAGCCTCACGCTGCTCGATCACTTGAGCAGGGCCAGCCAGCTTGTGATGGGGATCGGCAAGGTCGGTGATCTGTTCAGCGGGCGTGGAGTCACGAGGTCCGTGCCGTTGTTTGAGCCGGAAGCGGTGATGGATGAAGTCGTGGGACTGTTCAGCAAGGTGCCGCGTGGACTGATCTATGCCAGCCTTCCGGTCATCGGCTCCGATCTGCAGACGACGGTGTCGGCTCTGCAACAATTCGATCGCCGGCTCCGCGACCTTCAAGACTGTCTCAAGATCGGCGATGTCCTGATCGTCACCGGCGACCATGGTTTCGACTGTGCGCGCCCTACGCCAGGCCATTCGCGGGAGTATGTTCCCTGCCTTGTGACCGGACCTCGACTCGCGCGCGGCGTGAATCTGGGGACCAGACAGACGGCGGCGGATCTCGGCCAAACGATCGGAGAAGCGCTGGGAGCGACCAGGTTGCCATGGGGGGACAGTTTCCTTGATGCACTGCATGCTCGGTAG
- a CDS encoding Deoxyribose-phosphate aldolase: MGVQSWNETLPRYLDHTVLRPDATKADVLRLCAEAKEQGFVVIFVPPCYIEEAVAAVAGTEVQVGIPIGFPLGGHSTHTKVTEAIEAVARGAEVLDMVINISRLKSGDYDLVRNDMAAVVQATAGVNHKVILETCLLTHEEKVTACRLAVESGMDYVKTSTGFSQAGATVEDVRLLKEAVAGRAKVKASGGIRDWKAARALLEAGADRIGTSASLNIVGEWRAQRTR, encoded by the coding sequence ATGGGTGTGCAGTCGTGGAATGAGACCCTCCCCCGTTACCTCGATCACACTGTCCTGCGTCCGGATGCCACCAAGGCCGATGTGTTGCGGCTCTGCGCCGAGGCCAAGGAGCAGGGGTTCGTCGTCATTTTTGTTCCGCCCTGCTATATCGAGGAGGCGGTTGCGGCGGTTGCGGGGACAGAGGTACAGGTCGGGATTCCGATCGGCTTTCCCCTCGGCGGGCACTCGACCCACACGAAGGTGACAGAAGCCATCGAGGCGGTTGCGCGCGGTGCCGAGGTGTTGGACATGGTCATCAACATCAGCCGGTTGAAGTCCGGTGACTACGACCTGGTGAGAAACGATATGGCCGCCGTCGTCCAGGCGACAGCAGGAGTGAACCATAAGGTGATTCTGGAAACCTGCCTGTTGACGCACGAGGAAAAAGTGACAGCCTGCCGTTTGGCGGTCGAATCGGGTATGGACTATGTGAAGACCTCGACGGGATTTTCGCAAGCCGGGGCCACGGTGGAAGACGTTCGCCTGCTGAAGGAGGCGGTTGCAGGTCGGGCGAAGGTGAAGGCGTCGGGTGGTATTCGGGATTGGAAGGCTGCACGAGCGTTGCTGGAGGCCGGCGCGGACCGGATCGGCACCAGCGCCAGTCTGAACATCGTGGGCGAGTGGCGTGCGCAACGCACGCGGTGA
- a CDS encoding Murein endolytic transglycosylase MltG codes for MKREHLIRSRSAFLMLGKTRDIDRKIQPGEYELDAGMAPKEILVKLLAGRVVLHPVTIPEGYTMAQIAEVLAAENITDVKEFTKLVRDRTFIATLGVEADSLEGYLFPETYSFARGTKAKDVIKTMVDGLYHVWGTDLQEQAARLKLSLHQVLTLASVIEKETGVKDERELIAAVFHNRLRKKIPLQSDPTVIYGLPAFDGNIHKRDLASLSPYNTYRVQGLPPGPIASPGVHSLRAALFPAQASYLYFVSRNDGTHHFSSTLAEHNEAVEKYQKQPFRKRARARLMARGA; via the coding sequence TTGAAGCGCGAGCACCTGATCCGCAGCCGTTCCGCCTTTCTCATGCTCGGAAAAACCCGCGACATCGATCGGAAGATCCAGCCTGGAGAATATGAGCTGGATGCCGGCATGGCACCGAAGGAGATTTTGGTCAAGCTGTTGGCCGGCCGGGTGGTGCTGCATCCCGTGACGATCCCGGAGGGCTATACGATGGCCCAGATCGCCGAGGTGCTGGCGGCGGAGAATATCACGGACGTGAAGGAATTCACGAAGCTGGTTCGCGACCGCACCTTCATCGCAACCCTCGGCGTCGAAGCGGACTCCCTGGAGGGCTATCTCTTTCCGGAAACCTATTCCTTCGCTCGGGGAACGAAGGCGAAGGATGTCATCAAGACCATGGTGGACGGACTCTACCATGTGTGGGGAACCGATCTGCAGGAGCAGGCGGCCCGCCTGAAATTATCCCTGCATCAGGTATTGACGCTGGCCTCGGTGATCGAAAAGGAAACGGGGGTCAAGGACGAGCGCGAACTGATCGCCGCGGTTTTTCACAACCGTTTGCGGAAAAAGATTCCGTTGCAGAGCGATCCGACCGTGATTTACGGTTTGCCCGCCTTCGACGGAAATATTCACAAACGTGATCTGGCCAGTCTGAGTCCCTACAATACCTATCGAGTGCAGGGTCTCCCGCCAGGACCGATCGCCAGTCCCGGAGTCCATTCGCTTCGCGCGGCGCTGTTTCCGGCCCAGGCCTCCTACCTCTATTTCGTGTCGCGCAACGACGGGACTCATCACTTCTCCTCCACCCTGGCCGAGCACAATGAAGCGGTGGAGAAATATCAAAAGCAACCGTTCCGGAAACGCGCCAGAGCCCGTCTCATGGCTCGCGGCGCGTAA